The region CGGCACCAGGTTTTCGAAATGCTCGCCGCCGGTCACACCCTTAATTGCGGTGGTGACGGTTTGATCGCCTTTGTAGACGTCGTTTGGCGCCACGGTGGTGACGGTGCCGCTCGACTGATTCACGCCGATTGTGATGGTCTGGCCGTTATCCAAGGTCACGGTGAGCGGATTGGTGATGTTAGTCACTGCCGCGCCGTTTTTATCCACAAGGCTGGCGGTGTAGACGATATTGCCGCCTTCGCCGACGGTAGTAGTAGCGGTCAGGACCACATCAACTTTGTCGATGGTGTCGTTGATCGTGGTGGTCGCGCCGTCGCCAGCTACTTCCAGCTTCTCGAAGTTACCGCCAGTGGTGTCAGTGATCTTGACGGTCTGAGTGCTCTTGTCGATGAACACGTCATCGCTTGGCGCCGGCACAGTCACAGTGCCGACGGTGTCGCCGGCTTTGATGGTGATGGTCGAGCCGTTATCGAGCTTCAGAGTGACGTCAGTACCGGCCTTGTTGCTCAAGGTTGCGGTGTAGGTGATCTGGCCACCCTCACTCACCTCGGACGGAGCCGTCAGGGTGACAGTGGTGGTGTCAGCAGTGCCCGGAGTGTCAGTCACAGTGGTGGTGACTTTATCGGTACCAGGGACCAGGTTTTCGAAGTGCTCGCCGCCGGTCACACCCTTAATTGCGGTGGTGACGGTTTGATCGCCTTTGTAGACGTCGTTTGGCGCCACGGTGGTGACGGTGCCGCTCGACTGATTCACGCCGATTGTGATGGTCTGGCCGTTATCCAAGGTCACGGTGAGCGGATTGGTGATGTTAGTCACTGCCGCGCCGTTTTTATCCACAAGGCTGGCGGTGTAGACGATATTGCCGCCTTCGCCGACGGTAGTAGTAGCGGTCAGGACCACATCAACTTTGTCGATGGTGTCGTTGATCGTGGTGGTCGCGCCGTCGCCAGCTACTTCCAGCTTCTCGAAGTTACCGCCAGTGGTGTCAGTGATCTTGACGGTCTGAGTGCTCTTGTCGATGAACACGTCATCGCTTGGCGCCGGCACAGTCACAGTGCCGACGGTGTCGCCGGCTTTGATGGTGATGGTCGAGCCGTTATCGAGCTTCAGAGTGACGTCAGTACCGGCCTTGTTGCTCAAGGTTGCGGTGTAGGTGATCTGGCCACCCTCACTCACCTCGGACGGAGCCGTCAGGGTGACAGTGGTGGTGTCAGCAGTGCCCGGAGTGTCAGTCACAGTGGTGGTGACTTTATCGGTACCAGGGACCAGGTTTTCGAAGTGCTCGCCGCCGGTCACACCCTTAATTGCGGTGGTGACGGTTTGATCGCCTTTGTAGACGTCGTTTGGCGCCACGGTGGTGACGGTGCCGCTCGACTGATTCACGCCGATTGTGATGGTCTGGCCGTTATCCAAGGTCACGGTGAGCGGATTGGTGATGTTAGTCACTGCCGCGCCGTTTTTATCCACAAGGCTGGCGGTGTAAACGATGCTGCCGCCTTCGCCGACGGTGTTGGTAGCGGTCAGAACCACATCAACTTTGTCGATTGTGTCGTTGATCGTGGTAGTCGCGCCGTTGCCAGCAACGTCCAGCTTCTCGAAGTTGCCACCAGCGGTGTCAGTGATCTTGACGGTCTGAGTGCTCTTATCGATGAACACGTCATCGCTTGGCGCTGGCACAGTCACGGTGCCGACTGTGTCACCGGCTTTGATGGTGATGGTCGAGCCGTTATCGAGCTTCAGAGTGACGTCAGTGCCGGCCTTGTTGCTCAAGGTTGCGGTGTAGGTGATCTGGCCACCCTCACTCACCTCGGACGGAGCCGTCAGGGTGACAGTGGTGGTGTCAGCAGTGCCCGGAGTGTCAGTCACAGTGGTGGTGACTTTATCGGTACCAGGGACCAGGTTTTCGAAGTGCTCGCCGCCGGTCACACCCTTAATTGCGGTGGTGACGGTTTGATCGCCTTTGTAGACGTCGTTTGGCGCCACGGTGGTGACGGTGCCGCTCGACTGATTCACGCCGATTGTGATGGTCTGGCCGTTATCCAAGGTCACGGTGAGCGGATTGGTGATGTTAGTCACTGCCGCGCCGTTTTTATCCACAAGGCTGGCGGTGTAAACGATGCTGCCGCCTTCGCCGACGGTGTTGGTAGCGGTCAGAACCACATCAACTTTGTCGATTGTGTCGTTGATCGTGGTAGTCGCGCCGTTGCCAGCAACGTCCAGCTTCTCGAAGTTGCCACCAGCGGTGTCAGTGATCTTGACGGTCTGAGTGCTCTTATCGATGAACACGTCATCGCTTGGCGCTGGCACAGTCACGGTGCCGACTGTGTCACCGGCTTTGATGGTGATGGTCGAGCCGTTATCGAGCTTCAGAGTGACGTCAGTGCCGGCCTTGTTGCTCAAGGTTGCGGTGTAGGTGATCTGGCCACCCTCGTTGACTTCATTTGGCGCGGTCAAAGTGACGGTGGTGGTGTCCGCAGTGCCCGGGGTATCGGTAACGGTGGTGTTAACCGGCGTAGTACCAGGAACCAAATTCTCGAAGTGCTCGCCGCCGGTTACGCCTTTGATGGCAGTGGTAACGGTCTGGTCGCCTTTGTAAACGTCGTTCGGCGCCACGGTGGTGACGGTGCCGCTGGACTGATTCACGCCGATTGTGATGGTCTGGCCGTTATCCAAGGTCACGGTCAGCGGGTTGGTGATGTTAGTTACTGCGTTACCCGACTTATCGACCAGCGACGCGGTGTAGACGATATTGCCGCCTTCGCCAACGGTGGTGGTGGCAGTCAGAACCACATCAACTTTATCGATGGTGTCGTTGATCGTCGTTGTTGCGCCGTCGCCTGCTACTTCCAGCTTCTCGAAGTTGCCGCCAGCAGCGTCGGTGATCTTGACGGTCTGGGTGCTCTTGTCGATGAACACGTCATCGCTTGGCGCTGGGACAGTCACGGTGCCGACTGTGTCGCCGGCCTTGATGGTGATGGTCGAGCCGTTGTCGAGTTTCAGGGCGACGTCAGTACCCGCTTTATTGGAAAGCGTAGCGGTGTACGTAATTTGACCGCCTTCACTCACCTCGGACGGAGCCGTCAGGGTCACGGTAGTGGTATCGGCAGTGCCTGGTGTGTCGGTAACGGTGGTGTTAACCGGCGTAGTACCAGGAACCAAATTCTCGAAGTGCTCGCCGCCCGTTACGCCTTTGATGGCAGTGGTAACGGTCTGGTCGCCTTTGTACACATCGTTCGGCGCCACGGTGGTGACGGTGCCGCTCGACTGGTTCACGCCGATAGTGATGGTCTGGCCGTTGTCCAGAGTGACGGTTAGCGGGTTGGTGATGTTAGTTACTGCGTTACCCGACTTATCGACCAGCGAAGCGGTGTAAACGATGTTGCCGCCTTCGCCGACGGTAGTAGTAGCGGTCAGAACCACATCAACTTTGTCGATGGTGTCGTTGATCGTTGTGGTCGCACCGTCGCCAGCTACTTCCAGCTTCTCGAAGTTACCGCCAGCAGCGTCGGTGATCTTGACGGTCTGAGTGCTCTTGTCGATGAACACGTCATCACTTGGCGCTGGGACCGTCACAGTGCCGACTGTGTCGCCGGCTTTGATGGTGATCGTCGAGCCGTTGTCCAGTTTCAGGGTTACGTCGGTGCCCGCTTTATTGGAAAGCGTAGCGGTGTACGTAATCTGACCACCTTCACTCACCTCGGACGGAGCCGTCAGGGTCACGGTAGTGGTATCGGCAGTGCCTGGTGTGTCGGTAACGGTGGTGTTAACCGGCGTAGTGCCCGGCACCAGGTTTTCGAAGTGCTCGCCGCCGGTTACGCCTTTGATAGCGGTCGTTACGGTTTGATCGCCTTTGTAAACGTCGTTCGGCGCCACGGTGGTGACGGTGCCGCTCGACTGATTCACGCCGATTGTGATGGTCTGGCCGTTATCCAAGGTCACGGTCAGCGGGTTGGTGATGTTAGTCACCGCGTTACCCGACTTGTCGACCAGCGACGCGGTGTAAACGATATTGCCGCCTTCGCCAACGGTGGTGGTAGCGGTCAGAACCACATCAACTTTATCGATGGTGTCGTTGATCGTGGTGGTCGCACCGTCGCCAGCAACGTCCAGCTTCTCGAAGTTACCGCCAGCAGCGTCAGTGATCTTGACGGTCTGAGTGCTCTTGTCGATGAACACGTCATCGCTAGGTGCTGGGACAGTCACGGTGCCGACGGTGTCGCCGGCTTTGATGGTGATCGTCGAGCCGTTGTCGAGTTTCAGGGTTACGTCGGTGCCCGCTTTATTGGAAAGCGTAGCGGTGTACGTAATCTGACCGCCTTCACTCACCTCGGACGGAGCCGTCAGGGTCACGGTAGTGGTATCGGCAGTGCCCGGAGTGTCAGTCACAGTGGTGGTGACTTTATCGGTACCAGGCACCAGGTTTTCGAAGTGCTCGCCGCCGGTCACACCCTTAATTGCGGTGGTGACGGTTTGATCGCCTTTGTAGACGTCATCTGGAGCTACAACCGAAACGGTACCGCTCGACTGATTCACACCGATGGTGATGGTCTGGCCGTTATCCAAGGTCACGGTCAGCGGGTTGGTGATGTTGGTCACTGCCGCGCCGTTTTTATCCACAAGGCTGGCGGTGTAGACGATATTGCCGCCTTCGCCAACGGTGGTGGTAGCGGTCAGAACCACATCAACTTTGTCGATGGTGTCGTTGATCGTCGTTGTTGCGCCGTCGCCTGCTACTTCCAGCTTCTCGAAGTTGCCGCCAGCAGCGTCGGTGATCTTGACGGTCTGAGTGCTCTTGTCGATGAACACGTCATCGCTAGGTGCTGGGACAGTCACGGTGCCGACGGTGTCGCCGGCTTTGATGGTGATCGTCGAGCCGTTGTCGAGTTTCAGGGTTACGTCGGTGCCCGCTTTATTGGAAAGCGTAGCGGTGTACGTAATCTGACCGCCTTCACTCACCTCGGACGGAGCCGTCAGGGTCACGGTAGTGGTATCGGCAGTGCCCGGAGTGTCAGTCACAGTGGTGGTGACTTTATCGGTACCAGGCACCAGGTTTTCGAAGTGCTCGCCGCCGGTCACACCCTTAATTGCGGTGGTGACGGTTTGATCGCCTTTGTAGACGTCATCTGGAGCTACAACCGAAACGGTACCGCTCGACTGATTCACACCGATGGTGATGGTCTGGCCGTTATCCAAGGTCACGGTCAGCGGGTTGGTGATGTTGGTCACTGCCGCGCCGTTTTTATCCACAAGGCTGGCGGTGTAGACGATATTACCGCCTTCGCCAACGGTGGTGGTGGCAGTCAGTACGACATCAACTTTGTCGATGGTGTCGTTGATCGTTGTGGTCGCGCCGTTGCCTGCTACTTCCAGCTTCTCGAAGTTGCCACCAGCGGTGTCAGTGATCTTGACCGTCTGAGTGCTCTTGTCGATGAACACGTCATCGCTAGGTGCTGGGACAGTCACGGTGCCGACGGTGTCGCCGGCCTTGATGGTAATGGTCGAACCATTATCCAGTTTCAGGGTGACGTCGGTGCCGGCCTTGTTGCTCAAGGTTGCGGTATAGGTGATTTGGCCACCCTCGTTGACTGCGCTTGGCGCGGTCAGCGTTACGGTGGTGGTGTCCGCAGTGCCTGGAGTATCAGTGACAGTGGTGTTAACCGGCGTAGTGCCAGGAACCAAATTCTCGAAGTGCTCGCCGCCGGTTACGCCTTTGATAGCCGTCGTTACAGTTTGATCGCCTTTGTACACATCGTTCGGCGCCACGGAGGTGACCGTGCCGCTCGACTGGTTCACGCCGATTGTGATGGTCTGGCCGTTATCCAAGGTCACGGTCAGTGGGTTGGTGATGTTAGTCACCGCGTTACCCGACTTGTCGACCAGCGACGCGGTGTAAACGATATTGCCGCCTTCGCCAACGGTGGTGGTGGCAGTCAGAACCACATCAACCTTGTCGATGGTGTCGTTGATCGTCGTCGTTGCGCCGTCGCCTGCTACTTCCAGCTTCTCGAAGTTGCCACCAGCGGTGTCAGTGATCTTGACCGTCTGAGTGCTCTTGTCGATGAACACGTCATCGCTAGGTGCTGGGACAGTTACGGTGCCGACGGTGTCGCCAGCCTTGATGGTGATGGTCGAACCATTATCCAATTTCAGGGTGACGTCGGTACCCGCCTTGTTGCTCAAGGTTGCGGTGTAGGTGATTTGGCCACCCTCGTTGACTGCGCTTGGCGCAGTCAGCGTTACGGTGGTGGTGTCCGCAGTGCCTGGAGTATCAGTGACAGTGGTGTTAACCGGCGTAGTACCCGGCACCAGGTTTTCGAAGTGCTCGCCGCCGGTCACACCCTTAATTGCGGTGGTGACGGTCTGGTCGCCTTTGTAGACGTCGTTCGGTGCCACGGTGGTGACGGTGCCGCTGGACTGGTTCACACCGATAGTGATGGTCTGGCCGTTGTCCAGAGTGACGGTCAGCGGGTTGGTGATGTTAGTCACCGCGTTACCCGACTTGTCGACCAGCGACGCGGTGTAAACGATGTTGCCGCCTTCGCCAATAGTGGTAGTGGCAGTCAGAACCACATCAACCTTGTCGATGGTGTCGTTGATCGTCGTTGTTGCACCGTCGCCAGCAACGTCCAACTTCTCGAAGTTGCCACCAGCGGTGTCAGTGATCTTGACGGTCTGAGTGCTCTTGTCGATGAACACGTCATCGCTTGGCGCTGGGACAGTCACAGTGCCGACTGTGTCACCGGCTTTGATGGTGATCGTCGAGCCGTTGTCGAGTTTCAGGGTGACGTCAGTACCCGCTTTATTGGAAAGCGTAGCGGTGTACGTGATCTGGCCGCCCTCACTAACCTGCGACGGAGCCGTCAGCGTGACGGTAGTGGTGTCGATCGAGTCAGTAATCGTGGTGACCGCAGGGGTCGTACTCGGCACCAGGTTCTCGAAATTGCCGCCCGTCGCGCTCGCGATAGTGGTGCTGACAGTGCTGCCGTTTACGTAGACGTCGTTCGGCGGGGTGTCGACGATCACGCTGCCAACCGACTCGCCAGCCTTGATGGTAATCACCGAGCCATTGCTCAAAGTGACAGTTACCGGCGTTTGCGCTGGATTGGTCAACGTGGCGGTGTAGGTGATCTGACCGCCTTCGGTCACGGTGTTGCCCGCCGTCAGCGTGACGGTGGTGGTGTCGATCGAATCAGTAATCGTGGTGACCGCAGGCGTCGTGCTCGGCACCAGATTTTCGAAGTTGCCGCCGGTAGCACCGGTAATCGTGGTGCTGACGGTCGAACCGTTGTTGTAGACGTCGTTAGCAGGTGTATCGACCACAACCGTGCCAACCGACTCGCCAGCCTTGATGGTAATCACCGAGCCATTGCTCAAGGTGACAGTTACCGGCGTCTGCGCTGGGTTGGTCAACGTAGCGGTGTAGGTGATCTGACCGCCTTCGGTCACGGTATTGCCGGCCGTCAGCGTGACGGTGGTGGTGTCGATCGAATCAGTAATCGTGGTGACCGCAGGCGTCGTGCTCGGCACCAGATTTTCAAAGTTGCCGCCGGTAGCACCGGTAATCGTGGTGCTGACGGTCGAACCGTTGTTGTAGACGTCGTTAGCAGGTGTATCGACCACAACCGTGCCAACCGACTCGCCAGCCTTGATGGTAATCACCGAGCCATTGCTCAAGGTGACAGTTACCGGCGTCTGCGCAGGATTGGTCAACGTAGCGGTATAAGTGATCTGACCGCCTTCGGTCACGGTGTTGCCCGCCGTCAGGGTGACGGTGGTGGTGTCGATCGAATCAGTAATCGTGGTGACCGCAGGCGTCGTGCTCGGCACCAGATTTTCGAAGTTGCCGCCGGTCGCACCGGTGATCGTCGTGCTGACGGTCGAACCGTTGTTGTAGACGTCGTTAGCCGGTGTATCGACCACAACCGTGCCAACCGACTCGCCAGCCTTGATGGTAATCACCGAGCCATTGCTCAAGGTGACAGTCACTGGGGTCTGCGCCGGGTTGGTCAACGTAGCGGTGTAGGTGATCTGACCGCCTTCGGTCACGGTATTGCCCGCCGTCAGGGTGACGGTGGTGGTGTCGATCGAATCAGTAATCGTTGTGACCGCAGGCGTCGTGCTCGGCACCAGGTTCTCAAAGTTGCCGCCGGTCGCACCGGTGATCGTGGTGCTGACGGTCGAACCGTTGTTGTAGACGTCGTTAGCCGGTGTATCGACCACAACCGTGCCAACCGACTCGCCAGCCTTGATGGTAATCACCGAGCCATTGCTCAAGGTGACAGTCACTGGGGTCTGCGCCGGGTTGGTCAGCGTGGCGGTGTAGGTGATCTGACCGCCTTCGGTCACGGTATTGCCCGCCGTCAGCGTGACGGTGGTGGTGTCGATCGAATCAGTAATCGTGGTGACCGCAGGCGTCGTGCTCGGCACCAGATTTTCGAAGTTGCCGCCGGTCGCACCGGTGATCGTGGTGCTGACGGTCGAACCGTTGTTGTAGACGTCATTAGCCGGGGTATCGACCACGACAGTGCCGACCGACTCGCCAGCCTTGATGGTAATCACCGAGCCATTGCTCAAGGTGACAGTCACTGGGGTCTGCGCCGGGTTGGTCAACGTAGCGGTGTAGGTGATCTGACCGCCTTCGGTCACGGTATTGCCCGCCGTCAGGGTGACGGTGGTGGTGTCGATCGAATCAGTAATCGTTGTGACCGCAGGCGTCGTGCTCGGCACCAGGTTCTCAAAGTTGCCGCCGGTCGCACCGGTGATCGTGGTGCTGACGGTCGAACCGTTGTTGTAGACGTCGTTAGCCGGTGTATCGACCACAACCGTGCCAACCGACTCGCCAGCCTTGATGGTAATCACCGAGCCATTGCTCAAGGTGACAGTCACTGGGGTCTGCGCCGGGTTGGTCAGCGTGGCGGTGTAGGTGATCTGACCGCCTTCGGTCACGGTATTGCCCGCCGTCAGCGTGACGGTGGTGGTGTCGATCGAATCAGTAATCGTGGTGACCGCAGGCGTCGTGCTCGGCACCAGATTTTCGAAGTTGCCGCCGGTCGCACCGGTGATCGTGGTGCTGACGGTCGAACCGTTGTTGTAGACGTCATTAGCCGGGGTATCGACCACGACAGTGCCGACCGACTCGCCAGCCTTGATGGTAATCACCGAGCCATTGCTCAAAGTGACAGTCACTGGGGTCTGCGCCGGGTTGGTCAACGTGGCGGTGTAGGTGATCTGACCGCCTTCGGTCACGGTGTTGCCCGCCGTCAGCGTGACGGTGGTGGTGTCGATCGAATCAGTAATCGTGGTGACCGCAGGCGTCGTGCTTGGCACCAGATTTTCGAAGTTGCCGCCGGTCGCACCGGTAATCGTGGTGCTGACGGTCGAACCGTTGTTGTAGACGTCATTAGCCGGTGTATCGACCACGACAGTGCCAACCGACTCGCCAGCCTTGATGGTAATCACCGAGCCATTGCTCAAGGTGACAGTTACCGGAGTCTGCGCAGGATTGGTCAACGTAGCGGTGTAGGTGATCTGCCCACCTTCGGTCACGTTTTGACCTGCGGTCAGCGTAACGGTAGTGGTATCGATGGTATCGGTAATCTGAGTAACGGCCGGATTAGGGTCGAGGGTCAGTACTAGGTTGTTGCCGCCGGTGGTGCCGGTGACGTTGACGGTGATCTGGCTTGCGTCGATGTAGGGGCTGTCATTCGGTGCCAGCGGTACGTTGACGGTGCCGGTCAGCTGGCCGGCGTTGATCGTGATCACCGCGCCATTGGACAGGGTGATGCTCAGGTCGCTGGATGGCGCCTGGGTCACGGTGGCGGTGTAGGTCAGTACGCCGCCGGCTTCGGTGATGGTTGGGGTCGCGCTCAGGCTCAGCGTCGAGGCCTGCAAGGCCAGGTTGCCCGTATTGGCGGCGGCCTGGGCGCCCGTGAGTTGGGTCAGTGTCGAAGCGCCCTGGCCCAGCGGGCCGGTCGGGAAACCGATCGTGGGGTCGACACGGCCAGCGGTTGCATCCAGTACAACGAAACTGTGGCCCCCGCCTGCAGCGCCGTTACCGGCCGCAGTCGCGCCGGCAGCGGTAGCTTCCAGGTCGGTGGTCGGGTCGGCGCCCGCGACGATGGCTTGTTGCAGCTCGGCAACCGACGGCGCAGCGTTTTCAGCGGCAGCAGCCAGGTCGGCGCTGGAGTCCGGCAAATCGGCGCTCCATTGGGTATCACGGCCCAGGTCCAGTGTGCGGCCGTCGGCCAGCTCCAGGCTGACAGCGCCAGACAGGCCGGTGTCTACCTGGTCGCCTGCGAACAGGCGGTCGCCCTCAACGAGGACTCGGCGCGTTCCTTCCGGAGAAATAACGAAAACTTGACCAACAATGCTTTTGACGATGGCAACAACACTGCTCATTAAAATTTTCTCCGGCGTTCCGTTCTGATGAAATCCATGTGGCAGCCCAAGTTAGGGCGCCAGACAGTAGGGGCGTAGTCTATGGTGTTAATGACGTCAAATATTTGGCTATATTTTTTAGCGATCTAGTTTATGCCAAACTATTGACCTTCTGGTCGCCATCCTAAACAATCGCCTCCGTAATGTCACATTGATATTTATGCGGCGAACCGTCCTACATGTGTGAAGCAGTTCCGCTTTTTGAACTTTCCGACGTACGGTCATAACGGTAGCCATTATCCGACGCAGCGAGGCCAATCGCTGTGATTTGAGACAAGAAGTCCTGGGGAATTTTTTAATGCGTCTGCACCTGTTTAAGGCAATACCGTTCGTCCTCGCCGCCAGTTTTGTACAAGCCCAAACATTGCCCCAGGCCATGCAGCAGGCGCTGGATGTGCACCCGGAAATTCAAGCCGGTGTAAATAGTCGTATCGCCGCCGATTACCAATTGCGCGCCGCCCAAGGTGGTTACCTGCCGCGCGTTGACCTGAACGCCGGTTACGGCCGTGAAGGCACCGATAACTCCACCACCCGTGCCGCCAACGGCCCAAACGGCAACCACTGGGACACGCTCAATCGCGGCGAATCCAGCCTGCGCCTGCAACAAATGATTTTTGACGGTTTCGCCACCTCCAGCGAAGTCGGGCGTCAACAAGCCAACGTTAATTCTCGTGCTTACTCTTTGCTGGGTACCTCCGAGCGCACCGGGTTGACCGTTGCCCAGGTGTACCTGGATGTGCTGACCCGTCGCGAGTTCGTGCGCCTGGCTGAAGAAAATCTGCGCAACCACGAACGCATCTACGACCAGATCAAATTGCGCACCCAGCGCGGCGTTGGCAACGGCGCCGACCAGGACCAGGCCGAAGCGCGCCTGGCCCAGGCCCGCAACAACCTGATCACCGAGCAGACCAACCTGGCCGACTCGCAGGTCAACTACCTCAGTGCCGTCGGCCAGATGCCCGACCAGCTCGAACGCCCGGCCCCGTTCATGGCCATGCTGCCGGCAGACCTGAATGAAGCGCGCCGCCAGATGCTCGACAACAGCCCGATCCTGCGTTCGGCCGAGTCGGACATTTCCGCCGCCGAGAGCCAGTACGAAGCCGCTAAATCCACGTTCTACCCGCGTTTTGATGCCGAGCTCGGCACCAACGCCGACAACAACGTGTCCGGCGACGCCAGCCACAACAACGGCTGGGAAGCCATGGTGCGCATGCGCTTCAACCTGTTCGCCGGTGGCAGCAACAAGGCTGACCTGCAATCCAAGTCGTACCAGGCCAGCCAGGCACTGGATATCCGCAACAACGCCTTGCGCCAACTCAATGAAGAACTGGGCCTGGCCTGGAACGCCTTGAACAATGCGAATGCGCAGTTGCCGGTAGCCCAGCAATACGTGGATCACAGCACCCGGGTGCGCACGTCCTACCAGCAGCAGTTTAGTCTCGGCCAACGTACCCTGCTGGATTTGCTCGACAGCGAGAACGAATTGTTCACCGCTTCCCGTCGCTTGGAAGAGATCAAGAACATTCAGTTATTTACTCAATATCGAATCAAGGCGACCATGGGCGAATTGCTCAAAAGCCAGGGAGTGGTCGCACCGATGGCCTCCGTCGTGCAAAACGACGTGAAGCCTAAAGTCCAACTGCCTGGGATGAATTGAGTCACCCCAATAGCCCCATCTGTTAGTCGAGAGTGCAGCGCGTGGAATCCGAAGTCAGTCGAGTTCATCTCAGTCATGATCCACGCACGCTGCACGACGACCCGTTACTGGACGGGTTGTTGGCGCTCTGTGCCCTGCATCAAAAACCCGCCAGCGCAGCCATGCTCACCACCGGCCTGCCGCTGCCTTCGCAGCGGTTGAGTGCCGAGCTGCTGCCTCGCGCCGCCGCGCGTGCCGGGCTGCAGGGGCGGTTGCTGCAACGCAAGCTCGAACAGATTCCGACAATTGCACTGCCAGCGCTGCTGCTGCTCAAAGACGGTCGCAGTACGGTGCTGGTCGGCTGGCAAGGCGAAGACGAGGCGCGGATCCTGCTCAGCGAAAGCGACGGCGGTGAAGTGCTGATCAAGCGTGAGCAGTTGGCGGACGACTACATCGGCAAGGTCTTCTTCGCCCAGCCTCAGCACAAATTCGACGTCAACCACGGCTCCCTGATTCCCCGGGCGCGTTCGTGGTTCCGTGACACCCTCATGCGCTCGCGCTGGCTCTACACCGACGCCATCGCTGCGAGCTTCCTGATCAACATCATCGCCATGGCCGCGCCGCTGTTTGTGATGAATGTGTATGACCGCGTTGTGCCGAACCAGGCCACTGCCACCCTGTGGGTGCTGGCCGTGGGCATCTGCGGCGCTTACCTGTTCGACCTGATCCTCAAAAGCCTGCGCAGCCTGTGCCTGGACCTGGCCGGTAAAAAGACCGACCTGATCATCTCGGCCA is a window of Pseudomonas antarctica DNA encoding:
- a CDS encoding TolC family outer membrane protein, with the protein product MRLHLFKAIPFVLAASFVQAQTLPQAMQQALDVHPEIQAGVNSRIAADYQLRAAQGGYLPRVDLNAGYGREGTDNSTTRAANGPNGNHWDTLNRGESSLRLQQMIFDGFATSSEVGRQQANVNSRAYSLLGTSERTGLTVAQVYLDVLTRREFVRLAEENLRNHERIYDQIKLRTQRGVGNGADQDQAEARLAQARNNLITEQTNLADSQVNYLSAVGQMPDQLERPAPFMAMLPADLNEARRQMLDNSPILRSAESDISAAESQYEAAKSTFYPRFDAELGTNADNNVSGDASHNNGWEAMVRMRFNLFAGGSNKADLQSKSYQASQALDIRNNALRQLNEELGLAWNALNNANAQLPVAQQYVDHSTRVRTSYQQQFSLGQRTLLDLLDSENELFTASRRLEEIKNIQLFTQYRIKATMGELLKSQGVVAPMASVVQNDVKPKVQLPGMN